The genomic window TTGATTTATCAACATTTTTTTGATATAATGATCCGAGTCTGATGCGTAATGCGTAATACGTAGAAAACGTACCGCGAAGGCGCAAAGACACAGAGGAAGATTCATCGGTTCATTGGTCTATTAATTTCGTGAGTCATAGGAGTAAAAGGATGGAATCTGATTTAACCTTAAACATATTACGTTTCACGGTTTACGTTTCACGGTTTGCGCTAGTAGTTGTGCTGCTCGGTTACGTGGCTGGGTGCAGCGGGAAGGACGAACCGCTCCGGCAGAGCGAGGCGCTGATCCATTCGGGGATGCATCCGGAGGCGATTAACCTGTTGGAGAAGATTATCACGGTGGACGATCGGAACCCCAAGGCGCGATTTCTGCTAGGTCAAGCCTACGAGGGGTTAGGCAGTTATGATCAAGCGATCCACAATTATAGAACAGCAATCAATCTGTATGCCGCCCGCCCCGAAGACAAAGCGACGGTGCGGCTCGCGTTAGCAAAGGTGTATCTGAAACAGGGGCTTCGCGAATCAGGCTACCGTGAGCTGCGGGCGATTGTCCAATCTACATCGGACAGCGCGGTACTCCAGCAGGTGGCAGGACTCATCACCGATGCGTATCAGGTGGAGCAGTTGACCAGCGGCAAAAAGGACAACTATTCGCCGCGATTCTCAGCGGACGGACTGCAGCTGGTGTTTGCGTCGTATCGGTTGGATAACGGTGAGATTTTCGTCATGGATATCGACGACAGGCGTGTGCGGAAACGGGTGACCTTCACCACCGACTACGATGAGGGAGAGCCTGCGTTTTTGAGCGACCCGAACTACATTATCTACAGTCGTGAGCCGCAGACCTCACGTCAGGTGAAGATTTTGCTGCAGAGCAGCGGATCGACACCAATCTACGCGGGTTTCTATGCCTCACATATTAATAGTAAAGTGACACAGGAGATAATGCCTGTCGGGTTCGGTGTCCGCTCGTTAGGGATATCGCCGGATCGGCAGCGCGTCGCTTACGAATCAAATAGCGCCGGCAATCTGGAGTTGTATATCCTCGATTTAAGTGGCGTGGATCTAGGCGCGATTGATCCAGAGACGATTCCGTCTCAGCAGATTACGCACAACGAAGTGGACGATGGCAGCCCTGTCTTCTTTCCCGACGGGAAACGGATTGCGTTTGTCTCGGCACGGACTGAAGACCCACAGAACGAACAATCGGAACGGCATCAGATCTACAGCATCAACATCGACGGCAGCGATGAAAGGCATCTGAACCCGAACCCGCACGATTGCTATAGCCCAGTGATTTCGCCGGACGGGAAGACCATCGCCTTTGTCTCGGCGCGGGACGGGGATATTGAGATTTATCTGATGGATGCGGACGGGACGAATGAACGGCGGCTGACGAACGGGATCGGCGCGTCGATGCAACCGGCGTTTTCACCCGATGCGAGGTTGTTGGCGTTTATCTCCGACCGCAGCGATACGTTCCAGATCTATCTGATGCACCTTGACCGACCATTGACGCAGCGGGATCTGCTCTTGCACCTAGAGTAAGCTCACCAGTGCATTGATTCATTAGTTCATTTAGCTCCAGCGGGGCGACATGTTTATAGAGGGCAGTATCTCCTTACCTCCCAAGCCCCAAAGGGGCGATATGTCTATAGAAAATGGGCATCCAAGCGATCAAAGCCCCAGAGGGGCGATATGTTTATAGAGGGCAGTATCTCCTTACCTCCCAAGCCCCAGAGGGGCGACATGTTTATAGAAAATCGGCATCCAAGCGACCCAAGCCCCAGAGGGGCGACATGTTTATAGAGGGCGGTATCTCCTTACCTCCCAAGCCCCAGAGGGGCGACATGTTTATAGAAAAGGGATAATCGAAACATGGAAAATATGCGTTTTTTCGCGACAGCAGCAAAGGGGACAGAGCCGCTCATTACAAAGGAATTGGCGGCGATCGGTGCGCTGAAGGTTCGATCCACCGCCGGCGGTGTGCATTTCGAGGGCGGATTGGAAATGCTCTACCGGGCGAACCTCTGGCTCCGCACCGCGAATCGGGTGCTGATGCCGATAGCGGAGTTCTCCTGCCCGACGCCGGAAGCACTCTACGAGAATGCCCGCAACGTCCGGTGGCATGATTGGATGACAGTTGACACCACATTCGCTGTCGATTGTAACTGCCGCGATTCCCAGATTTCTCATTCCCACTACGCCGCACTGAAAGTCAAGGATGCGATTGTGGATGAGTTTCGGGATAGCACAGGTCGCCGTCCAAACGTGGACCGGCGGCGTCCATCGCTCCAGATCAATGCCCATATCGTGAAAGACCATTGCGTCCTCAACCTCGATGCATCCGGCGATCGATTGCATCTGCGCGGGTATCGCCAGCAGACGATGGATGCGCCGTTGCGGGAGACCTTAGCTGCGGCGATTGTGGGGTTGGTCGCGTGGGACAATGAGGGGATGTTCATCGATCCGATGTGCGGTTCTGGCACGATTGTCATCGAAGCCGCGCTCAAGGCGATCAATTATGCGCCCGGACTCCTGCGGTGTGGGGACGGATCGTCGGGACAGCTAGCGTTCGGTTTTCAGCGGTGGCGGAACTTTGATCGGAAGCTGTGGGCACGTTTGACCGATGAAGCACGAGACGCGATTCGTGAGAAGATTCCGGGACGGATTCTCGGATACGATATTTCGAGACCGGCGATCCGGGTTGCATCAGAGAATGCGAAGTTAGCGGGACTAGAAAAACACATCCGTTTCATGAGGGGCGACGCGCTGAAGCTGAGTCCGCGCGGAAATCGGGGGGTTATTGTTTGCAATCTGCCTTACGGTGAACGGACGGGGGAAGCGGAGGAACTACAATCGTTGTATAGCGGTTTCGGAGATGTGCTGAAACAGCGGTGTGCGGGATATACAGCGTATCTGTTCACGGGCAATCTGAAGTTGGCGAAGTGGATCGGGCTGCGGACAGCGAAACGGTTTACACTGTATAATGGACCGATAGAATGCAGGTTGTTGAAGTATGAGCTATTTTGATTGAAACGTAAAAAGAGCAAGCCATCCACCAATTCACGCAAAGACGCAAGGGAAGAGGAAGTGAGAAAACGGGAAAACCAGAGAACGAGGACGCGAAGGGGTGAGGGAGGTCAGAAAACAGGGAATGCTCGTAGGTTAGGTAGAGCGATAGCGAAACCCAACATTTTAATGAACTAATGTACTAATGAACCAACACAGTCCCAACGGGGCGACATGCTTATAGAACATCGACATCCAAGTGACCAAAGCCCCAGAGGGGCGACATGTTTATAGAAAATCGACATCCAAGTGACCAAAGCCCCAGAGGGGCGACATGTGAAAAATTCCCCAAAGGAAACACATCATGGCTGACACCTATACCCAACTCTACATTCACATCATTTTCGCTGTCAAAGGAAGACAATCCCTTATCCCAAAACCGCACAAAGATGAACTCCACAAATATATTACCGGCATAATCGACGGCAAAAATCAAACCGTCATTCAGATCAATTCTATGCCCGATCATATTCATATCCTTGTGGGCATAACCCCCGACACTGTCATTTCTAACTTGGTCAGAGACATCAAAGCAAATTCGTCAAAATTCATTAACAAAAAGAGATGGATTGCCGGCAGATTTGAATGGCAGACAGGTTTTGCTGCGTTCTCGTATGCACATTCTCAGTTGGACACTGTCGCTCGTTACATTAAAAATCAGGAGGAGCATCATTCCCGTCAGACATTCAGGGAAGAATATCTGGCATTTCTTAAGCGTTTTAATGTCTCGTATAATCCGAAATATGTTTTTGATTCGGACGACGTAACCGAAGCATGATACACATGTCGCCCCGCTGGGGCTTGGGGGTATTGGGGTTGCCGATACTCTATAAACATGTCGCACCTCTGGTGCTAAAAAAAATAATATATTATGCATAATACGCAAGGTGTCAAAACGGTTTTTCTTACGCATTACGCATTAGATATTATTTATTGTGTTTTATGTGGATCTGCGCTAAACTTAACTGACTTCCGTTCATTCTACCCTTCCAATCCTTTGGATGTACTAACCCAAAAAAAAATAGCAGAAAAGGAGTTACCATAAACGATGACCGACCATAAACCACCGCTCCACCGTTTTACCGTTCTCGATTTAACCCGCGTCCGTGCGGGACCGACCGCCGTCCGTCAGCTTGCCGATTGGGGTGCGAACGTCATAAAGATTGAACTGCCGCCAGCCCCCGGTAAGGAGGGCGATGCCCTCGGTTCACGTCATAACTCAGACTTTCAGAACCTCCAGCGAAACAAGCGGAGCATGACACTGAACCTCAAGTCGGAAATCGGTCACGCCGCGTTCATGCGGATGGTAAAACAGGCGGACGTGGTAGTAGAGAATTATCGCCCCAGCGTCAAGGATCGCCTGAAGATTAATTACGAGGCGTGCCGAACCGAGAACCCGCGCATCGTCTACGCCAGTATCTCCGGATTCGGGCAGGACGGTCCATACGGGGGGCGTCCGGGCTTCGATCAGATCGCACAGGGGATGGGCGGCTTGATGTGGATTACTGGATTTCCGGGTCAGGGACCCCTGCGCGTCGGGGTGCCGATCGCAGACCTCGCTTCCGGCATGTATACTGCCATCGGGGTACTGATCGCCTTGCTGCAGCGCGAGGAGACGGGGGAAGGGCAGTGGGTGCACTCATCGCTGCTCGAAGCGCAGATCGCGATGCTCGATTTCCAAGCGGCACGTTGGAGCATCGACAACGACGTGCCGGGTCAAGCGGGCAACGATCACCCGACCAGCATTCCGACCGGCGTGTTTCAGACGACTGACGGCTACATTAATATAGCAGCGAGCGGTGGGACGATGTGGGAACGGCTCTGTGACCTCCTAGGGGCGAGCGAGCTTCGGAATAATCCCGATTACGCAGATGATGGGGCGCGGTCACGGAATCGGGCTGCGTTGAACGCAGAATTGCAGGAGTATTTCTCAACCCGAAGCAGCAACGAATGGATCGAGGCGCTCAATGACGCGGGTGTGCCGTGCGGACCTATCTACAAGATGGACGAGATGTGGTCGGATTCGCATATAGAGCATCTCGAAATGTCGCGTCCCGTGGATCATCCCGTGCTTGGTAGGTTGGACGTGCTGCGCCACGCCACAAATATGAGCGGCACCCCAAAGATGCCGTATCGTCCCGCGCCCGAATTGGGTGAACACACAGATGAAATCCTGCGGGAATTCGGATTCTCGGACGATGAAATCGAAACAATGCGAAAGGAGAATGTCGTATGAATGTTGCGGCAAGCAGCACCACGGATCTGATTATCGCCGAAAAGCGGGAGGGTGTCGGCTATCTCCGTTTCAACCGTCCCGAAAAACATAACGCCATCTCTTACGAGATGTGGCAGGGCATCGCGAAGGTCATGGCGGTCTTCGAGGAAGATGATACAGTTCGCGCCGTGGTCGTTTCGGGCGAGGGTGGCAGGGCATTTTCTGCAGGCGCGGATATATCGCAGTTCGAGAAGCAGCGGGCATCGGCGGATGCAATTAAAGGGTACAATGTGGCGTCGGGACTTGCCCACGAAAAGCTGACGAATATCTCCAAGCCAACGATCGCGAAGATTGCGGGATATTGTATCGGCGGTGGGTTGGGAATTGCGCTCTGTTGTGATCTGCGTTTCGCCACCGATGATTCAAAATTTGGGATCCCCGCAGCCAAGTTAGGCCTCGGCTACGGCTACGGTGGGTTGAAGCCGTTGGTCGGCCTTGTCGGTCCCATCCGCGCCAAAGAGATCCTGTTCACTGCCAGACAGTTTGACGCATCGGAAGCCTACGACATGGGACTCATCAACAGGGTGTTGTCGAAGGACGAAATCGACGCTTTCGTGGACGAATACACCGAGACCATCGCGGGCAATGCGCCCTTGACTATCAAAGCCTGCAAGCAGATTATTGCGGAGGTCTGCAAAGACCCGGACGATCGGGATCTGGAACTTTGCAAACAGCTTGTGGATGCCTGTTTCGCCAGCGAGGATTATAAGGAAGGGCGGCGAGCGTTCATGGAGAAGCGAAAGCCGCAGTTTCACGGGAGATAGGGGAAAGCGAGAAAACGAGGAAGCGGGATAATGAGATAATGATCTGTTTATGGGTTCATTGTTCGTCCAGCCCCAGCGGGGCGACATGTTTATAGAGGGGCGACATACTAGCAACCAAAGCCCCAGAGGGGCAACATGTTTATAGAGGGGCGACATGTGTGCAGTACATGGAATAGCCAAATACCCAACGGACCAACAACACGAAACATCAAACTATCTGAAGAGAGGATTGTACATGAGTTCAGAGAAAGATTACGCGGTTCAGTTTGTCGCACGGGAACAGGCGGAACTACGGGTCGTTGATCGGGACCCGACACCACTCGCACCGGACGAGATTGCTGGTAGCAGCATCGTCACGTTGATAAGTGCAGGAACGGAATCGACAGGGTCCTACCCTTCGGAAGGCAATTTCCCACGTGGCTCCGGCTATGCAGCGGTCTTTGAGGTTGAATCCGTTGGGGAGGCTATCGACGACATCAAGGCAGGCGATCACATCTTCTGTATGGGGAATCATCAATCTTATCAGCGTGTTAAGCGTGACGCTGCCCTGCTGTTGCCCGAAGGGCTCGCACCGGAGACAGGCGTTTTCGCCCGGCTGATGAACGTGAGCCTGACCACGTTGACCACAACGACCGCTCGACCGCCGGAGCGAGTTGTCGTCACCGGCTTAGGCATCGTTGGAAACCTTGCCTCCCAAAATTTCACGAACGCCGGCTATGAAGTGTTCGCCTGTGAGCCGATTGAATCTCGTCGCAAGGTCGCTATCGAATGTGGACTCAAGAACGTCCTATCCACTGTTCCGGTGGACGATCCCGATATTGCGGGGACGGTGGGCTTGGTCATCGATTGTTCGGGCCACGAGCAGGCAGCGCTGGACGGCTGCAACGTCGTCCGCAAGAAAGGCGAAGTGGTGCTGATTGCGACGCCGTGGCGACGTTATACAGAAATGTATGCCCATACAATCTTGCACGCAATTTTCCACAAATATGTGGTCGTGCGAAGTGGATGGGAATGGGAACTTCCGAATCAACCTACGGAGTTTCGGACGAACAGCATCTACGGAAATCTCGCCGCCGGGTTGAGATGGTTAGCTGCAGGTAAGATGTCGGTTGCCCCTTTAGCGACGAAAATCTCGCCACGTGATCCCCAGACCGTGTATCAAAATCTGCTGCATAGGCGGAGTGAGCGGTTAACCTATATTTTCGATTGGACAAATCTTTAAGAGGCGTGATGTATAA from Candidatus Poribacteria bacterium includes these protein-coding regions:
- a CDS encoding zinc-binding alcohol dehydrogenase; amino-acid sequence: MSSEKDYAVQFVAREQAELRVVDRDPTPLAPDEIAGSSIVTLISAGTESTGSYPSEGNFPRGSGYAAVFEVESVGEAIDDIKAGDHIFCMGNHQSYQRVKRDAALLLPEGLAPETGVFARLMNVSLTTLTTTTARPPERVVVTGLGIVGNLASQNFTNAGYEVFACEPIESRRKVAIECGLKNVLSTVPVDDPDIAGTVGLVIDCSGHEQAALDGCNVVRKKGEVVLIATPWRRYTEMYAHTILHAIFHKYVVVRSGWEWELPNQPTEFRTNSIYGNLAAGLRWLAAGKMSVAPLATKISPRDPQTVYQNLLHRRSERLTYIFDWTNL
- a CDS encoding CoA transferase, with the protein product MTDHKPPLHRFTVLDLTRVRAGPTAVRQLADWGANVIKIELPPAPGKEGDALGSRHNSDFQNLQRNKRSMTLNLKSEIGHAAFMRMVKQADVVVENYRPSVKDRLKINYEACRTENPRIVYASISGFGQDGPYGGRPGFDQIAQGMGGLMWITGFPGQGPLRVGVPIADLASGMYTAIGVLIALLQREETGEGQWVHSSLLEAQIAMLDFQAARWSIDNDVPGQAGNDHPTSIPTGVFQTTDGYINIAASGGTMWERLCDLLGASELRNNPDYADDGARSRNRAALNAELQEYFSTRSSNEWIEALNDAGVPCGPIYKMDEMWSDSHIEHLEMSRPVDHPVLGRLDVLRHATNMSGTPKMPYRPAPELGEHTDEILREFGFSDDEIETMRKENVV
- a CDS encoding RNA methyltransferase codes for the protein MENMRFFATAAKGTEPLITKELAAIGALKVRSTAGGVHFEGGLEMLYRANLWLRTANRVLMPIAEFSCPTPEALYENARNVRWHDWMTVDTTFAVDCNCRDSQISHSHYAALKVKDAIVDEFRDSTGRRPNVDRRRPSLQINAHIVKDHCVLNLDASGDRLHLRGYRQQTMDAPLRETLAAAIVGLVAWDNEGMFIDPMCGSGTIVIEAALKAINYAPGLLRCGDGSSGQLAFGFQRWRNFDRKLWARLTDEARDAIREKIPGRILGYDISRPAIRVASENAKLAGLEKHIRFMRGDALKLSPRGNRGVIVCNLPYGERTGEAEELQSLYSGFGDVLKQRCAGYTAYLFTGNLKLAKWIGLRTAKRFTLYNGPIECRLLKYELF
- the tnpA gene encoding IS200/IS605 family transposase, translating into MADTYTQLYIHIIFAVKGRQSLIPKPHKDELHKYITGIIDGKNQTVIQINSMPDHIHILVGITPDTVISNLVRDIKANSSKFINKKRWIAGRFEWQTGFAAFSYAHSQLDTVARYIKNQEEHHSRQTFREEYLAFLKRFNVSYNPKYVFDSDDVTEA
- a CDS encoding PD40 domain-containing protein codes for the protein MESDLTLNILRFTVYVSRFALVVVLLGYVAGCSGKDEPLRQSEALIHSGMHPEAINLLEKIITVDDRNPKARFLLGQAYEGLGSYDQAIHNYRTAINLYAARPEDKATVRLALAKVYLKQGLRESGYRELRAIVQSTSDSAVLQQVAGLITDAYQVEQLTSGKKDNYSPRFSADGLQLVFASYRLDNGEIFVMDIDDRRVRKRVTFTTDYDEGEPAFLSDPNYIIYSREPQTSRQVKILLQSSGSTPIYAGFYASHINSKVTQEIMPVGFGVRSLGISPDRQRVAYESNSAGNLELYILDLSGVDLGAIDPETIPSQQITHNEVDDGSPVFFPDGKRIAFVSARTEDPQNEQSERHQIYSINIDGSDERHLNPNPHDCYSPVISPDGKTIAFVSARDGDIEIYLMDADGTNERRLTNGIGASMQPAFSPDARLLAFISDRSDTFQIYLMHLDRPLTQRDLLLHLE
- a CDS encoding enoyl-CoA hydratase/isomerase family protein, translating into MNVAASSTTDLIIAEKREGVGYLRFNRPEKHNAISYEMWQGIAKVMAVFEEDDTVRAVVVSGEGGRAFSAGADISQFEKQRASADAIKGYNVASGLAHEKLTNISKPTIAKIAGYCIGGGLGIALCCDLRFATDDSKFGIPAAKLGLGYGYGGLKPLVGLVGPIRAKEILFTARQFDASEAYDMGLINRVLSKDEIDAFVDEYTETIAGNAPLTIKACKQIIAEVCKDPDDRDLELCKQLVDACFASEDYKEGRRAFMEKRKPQFHGR